A part of Microcoleus sp. FACHB-831 genomic DNA contains:
- a CDS encoding NAD(P)H-quinone oxidoreductase subunit 4 — translation MSHFPWLTTIILFPLLASFAIPVIPDKDGKTVRWYALGVGLVDFALIIYTFWSHYDLQTSTFQLVESYPWVPQLGLNWSLAVDGLSMPLIVLTGLVTTLATFSAWNVTRKPRLFYFLMLVMYSAQIGVFAAQDLLLFFIMWELELVPVYLLISIWGGQKRLYAATKFILYTAAASVFILVAGLALAFYGDTVTFDMATLAQKHYPLALELLAYAGFLIAFGVKLPIFPLHTWLPDAHGEASAPVSMILAGVLLKMGGYALIRMNIEMLPNAHLYFAPVLAILGVVNIIYGALTAFAQQNMKRRLAYSSISHMGFVLLGIAAYTELGMNGAVLQMVSHGLIAAALFFLSGVTYDRTHTLVMEEMGGMAKSMPKTFALFTAGSMASLALPGMSGFVGELTIFLGFSTSDAYSSTFKFVVVLLAAVGLILTPVYLLDMLRQVFYGQENLQWTIEPWRDAKPREVFITLCLLIPIIGIGFYPKVATQTYDVKTVEVAAHLRNSLPLVAQKQSLLYSRNLVAPKLPNSNPQGLVSMVEQTTVTR, via the coding sequence TAGATTTTGCTCTAATTATTTATACGTTTTGGAGTCACTACGATTTACAAACCTCGACCTTCCAGCTAGTTGAGAGCTATCCTTGGGTTCCTCAGCTGGGGCTAAATTGGTCTTTAGCAGTCGATGGTCTGTCAATGCCTTTAATAGTCTTGACAGGTTTAGTAACAACATTAGCTACATTCTCAGCTTGGAACGTCACCCGCAAGCCGCGATTGTTTTACTTCCTGATGCTGGTAATGTACAGCGCCCAGATTGGCGTATTTGCCGCACAGGATTTACTGTTGTTCTTCATAATGTGGGAACTGGAGTTAGTTCCCGTCTACCTGCTCATCTCCATCTGGGGAGGGCAAAAACGGCTGTATGCAGCTACTAAATTTATCCTTTACACAGCAGCAGCATCTGTATTCATTCTGGTGGCGGGATTAGCGCTAGCCTTCTATGGCGACACCGTTACCTTTGATATGGCAACCCTTGCACAGAAGCATTACCCACTAGCCTTAGAACTGCTGGCTTATGCGGGATTCTTAATTGCCTTCGGTGTAAAGTTGCCGATCTTCCCCCTGCACACTTGGTTACCAGATGCTCACGGCGAAGCTTCAGCCCCCGTATCTATGATTTTGGCTGGCGTGTTGCTGAAAATGGGCGGCTATGCGCTCATCCGCATGAACATCGAAATGCTGCCAAACGCACATCTTTACTTTGCCCCAGTTTTAGCGATTCTCGGCGTAGTAAACATTATCTACGGTGCTTTGACAGCTTTTGCCCAGCAGAACATGAAACGGCGGCTGGCATACTCTTCGATTTCCCACATGGGCTTCGTACTGCTGGGGATTGCCGCTTATACAGAGTTGGGAATGAATGGTGCTGTACTCCAGATGGTTTCTCACGGATTGATTGCAGCGGCGCTGTTCTTCCTATCGGGAGTAACTTACGATCGCACCCATACCCTAGTGATGGAAGAAATGGGCGGAATGGCAAAATCCATGCCCAAGACTTTTGCCTTATTCACCGCTGGTTCGATGGCTTCGCTAGCGTTACCGGGTATGAGCGGTTTTGTGGGTGAATTGACTATATTCTTAGGCTTCTCAACCAGCGATGCTTACAGTTCCACGTTCAAATTTGTGGTTGTGCTGCTAGCAGCGGTGGGATTGATTCTGACGCCTGTTTATTTACTAGATATGTTGCGTCAGGTATTTTACGGGCAAGAGAATTTACAGTGGACGATTGAGCCTTGGAGAGATGCCAAGCCTCGTGAAGTCTTCATCACGCTTTGTTTGTTGATTCCCATCATTGGAATTGGTTTTTATCCCAAAGTAGCGACGCAAACTTATGATGTGAAGACGGTAGAAGTCGCAGCCCATCTGCGTAATTCTCTACCCCTAGTTGCACAAAAACAATCGCTTCTTTACTCTCGTAATTTGGTAGCGCCAAAGCTACCAAATTCTAACCCTCAAGGGTTAGTTAGCATGGTTGAACAAACAACGGTTACACGCTAA
- a CDS encoding PAS domain-containing protein: MSYPETSALLQLMVEHTPGAIAIFDRDMRYLITSRQWLIDYSLNDQDIIGCCHYELFPDFADRWKEIHQRCMAGAVEKCDAEPLIGADGTIGWVEWEVRPWWHQPTNFSPENKNPALEFPRCGEIEAGGEDKSRGEIGGIVMVTQNVTQRKQAELALQESEKLLHLAIDNLPQSIFWKDRNFVYQGCNQNFARVAGISKPADIVGKTDYDLAWFQQEAEFFRDCDRRVLEMDMTEHHIIEPHLQADGTRLDITKIPLHDGNGNIVGILGTYEELMSCEEDELDLRQYQKRLEDLLSQKTAELEKAHEQLQQEIRDRQALEKELAFQKRLFDDFLKGAPAGIVIIDNELKVVQINQALADMSGLSVQEHLGKTIAEIQPDLAKTLEPMWQQILATGESFLNVEVSGEITASPGVIRHWIESYFPLIGEDGLVFGIGGVIVEISDRKEREKEFALQKALFDAFFSAAPIGLVIMDNALRFVQINEALAEINGQPVAAHIGKNIREIVPEMAPILEPIYQGILTTGEPLLNVEISGERPKEPGILQHWVASYFPLFGKDAFPIGLGAVVIEISDRKRAEEALREQEEFLRSIYDGVDDAIFVLDVLENGEFRYASFNPTAERVLGKKADEMRGKTPEEVFLPPKAAALRQRYTECVRAGTTIYYEHSLNIDQVAHWWLAAITPLHDPSGRIYRLVGTSSNITNRVQAEQALQASEARNRALIAALPDMLFRISSDGTFLDFHAPREDALSMSPSAFLGKKVEEIMPPELAGATMQKVRRAIATGEPQLYEYEMHALDNKVHDYEARYAVSGEGEALVIVRDISDAVAAATQRKQAEIALQKSEAQLREKATVLEVTLRELQQTQAQLIQTEKMSSLGQLVAGVAHEINNPVSFIYGNLIPAREYAEDLLRLIQLFQHQYPNSTPEIQKEIKSIELDFLKEDLPKLLSSMEAGAQRIRDIVLSLRNFSRLDEADMKQVNIHEGIDSTLMILQSRLKVQTKRPEIQVVKAYSQLPPVECYAGQLNQVFMNILSNAIDAMEAVGEFGRDEEAAIPNQKRPIKNPQICISTELGHSNQVVIRIADNGVGMTEEVRSKLFDPFFTTKPVGKGTGLGLSISYQIIVEKHCGSLQCVSSLGSGTEFIIAIPIRQSRYFFMANGQKVIKNKKI, translated from the coding sequence ATGTCTTACCCGGAAACTTCGGCTCTGCTTCAGCTAATGGTCGAACATACTCCAGGCGCGATCGCTATATTCGACCGCGATATGCGTTACTTGATAACCAGTCGCCAGTGGCTAATAGACTATAGTTTAAACGACCAAGATATTATAGGTTGCTGCCATTACGAACTGTTTCCCGACTTTGCCGATAGATGGAAAGAAATTCACCAACGCTGTATGGCGGGTGCAGTGGAAAAGTGCGACGCAGAACCTTTAATAGGCGCTGACGGTACTATTGGCTGGGTGGAATGGGAAGTGCGTCCTTGGTGGCATCAACCGACAAATTTTTCCCCGGAAAACAAAAATCCTGCTTTGGAGTTCCCCCGTTGCGGCGAGATTGAGGCGGGTGGGGAGGACAAAAGTAGAGGTGAAATTGGCGGCATCGTTATGGTTACGCAGAATGTCACCCAGCGCAAGCAAGCTGAGTTAGCATTGCAAGAATCGGAAAAATTGCTGCATTTGGCAATAGATAACCTTCCCCAATCCATTTTCTGGAAAGATAGAAATTTTGTTTACCAAGGTTGCAATCAAAATTTTGCAAGAGTAGCAGGGATTAGCAAGCCAGCCGATATTGTTGGTAAGACAGACTACGACTTGGCATGGTTTCAGCAGGAGGCGGAATTTTTCAGAGATTGCGATCGCCGCGTTTTGGAGATGGATATGACAGAACACCACATCATCGAACCCCACCTCCAAGCTGATGGTACGAGGTTGGACATTACAAAAATTCCGCTCCACGACGGGAATGGGAATATCGTTGGTATCCTGGGAACTTATGAAGAGCTAATGTCATGCGAAGAAGACGAGTTAGATTTGCGGCAGTATCAGAAACGTCTAGAAGATTTGTTATCGCAGAAGACGGCTGAACTTGAAAAAGCGCACGAACAACTTCAACAGGAAATCCGCGATCGCCAGGCGCTAGAAAAAGAATTAGCATTTCAGAAAAGGTTGTTTGATGACTTTTTAAAGGGTGCGCCAGCTGGCATCGTAATTATAGATAACGAATTGAAGGTTGTGCAAATCAATCAAGCCTTAGCAGATATGAGCGGCCTATCTGTACAAGAGCATTTAGGAAAAACTATTGCGGAAATTCAACCCGATTTGGCCAAAACTTTGGAGCCGATGTGGCAGCAGATATTGGCTACAGGAGAATCGTTTTTAAATGTTGAAGTGTCGGGTGAAATAACTGCAAGTCCGGGTGTAATCAGACATTGGATAGAATCTTATTTTCCTTTAATTGGGGAAGATGGATTGGTTTTTGGGATAGGCGGAGTCATCGTTGAAATTAGCGATCGCAAGGAAAGAGAAAAAGAATTTGCCTTGCAGAAAGCTCTATTTGATGCATTTTTCTCCGCAGCGCCAATTGGCCTCGTAATCATGGACAATGCTTTGAGATTTGTGCAGATTAATGAAGCTCTAGCAGAAATCAATGGGCAGCCAGTCGCAGCTCATATCGGCAAAAATATAAGAGAAATAGTGCCTGAAATGGCTCCAATATTGGAGCCTATCTATCAGGGGATTTTAACTACTGGTGAACCGCTTCTTAACGTCGAGATCAGTGGAGAGAGGCCAAAAGAGCCAGGTATTTTGCAACATTGGGTGGCTTCTTATTTTCCCCTATTTGGGAAAGATGCCTTCCCCATTGGCCTTGGTGCTGTCGTAATTGAAATTAGCGATCGCAAACGCGCAGAGGAAGCTTTGCGGGAGCAGGAGGAGTTTTTACGCAGCATTTACGATGGCGTAGACGATGCAATTTTTGTTCTAGATGTACTAGAAAATGGCGAATTTCGTTATGCAAGTTTTAATCCGACTGCTGAAAGAGTTTTAGGCAAAAAGGCAGACGAAATGCGGGGTAAAACACCAGAGGAAGTGTTCCTTCCCCCTAAAGCTGCTGCGTTGCGTCAGCGATATACTGAGTGCGTTCGTGCGGGAACAACGATTTACTACGAACACTCGCTGAATATCGATCAAGTGGCGCATTGGTGGCTGGCAGCAATAACGCCTTTACACGATCCCTCTGGGAGAATATATCGGCTAGTTGGTACGTCTAGTAACATCACCAACCGCGTGCAAGCAGAGCAGGCATTGCAAGCAAGCGAAGCTAGAAACCGTGCTTTGATCGCTGCACTCCCAGATATGTTGTTTCGCATCAGCTCAGATGGTACATTTTTGGACTTCCACGCACCCAGAGAAGATGCTCTCTCCATGTCTCCCAGCGCGTTTTTGGGCAAAAAAGTGGAGGAAATAATGCCCCCAGAGTTGGCTGGGGCTACGATGCAGAAAGTCCGGAGAGCGATCGCTACAGGCGAACCTCAACTTTATGAGTATGAGATGCACGCGCTAGACAACAAGGTTCACGATTACGAAGCGAGATACGCAGTTAGCGGTGAAGGGGAAGCTTTAGTAATTGTGCGCGACATAAGCGATGCCGTGGCGGCGGCTACGCAACGCAAACAAGCAGAAATAGCTTTGCAAAAATCAGAAGCACAATTGAGAGAAAAGGCAACGGTTCTAGAAGTTACTTTGCGCGAATTGCAACAAACCCAAGCTCAACTTATTCAAACTGAAAAAATGTCTAGTTTGGGTCAGCTAGTAGCAGGTGTCGCCCACGAAATTAACAACCCCGTCAGCTTCATTTATGGTAATCTCATTCCCGCTAGGGAATACGCCGAAGATTTGTTGCGCCTGATACAACTATTTCAACACCAATATCCCAATTCCACCCCGGAAATCCAGAAGGAAATAAAATCAATTGAGCTAGATTTTCTTAAGGAAGACCTGCCCAAGCTCCTGTCTTCAATGGAAGCAGGAGCGCAACGCATCCGCGATATCGTCCTCAGCTTGCGAAACTTCTCCCGCCTCGATGAAGCGGATATGAAGCAAGTCAATATCCACGAAGGCATAGACAGTACGCTGATGATTTTACAAAGTCGGCTGAAAGTGCAGACTAAACGTCCGGAAATTCAGGTAGTTAAAGCCTATAGTCAACTGCCTCCAGTAGAATGCTATGCTGGTCAACTCAATCAGGTGTTTATGAACATCCTGAGTAATGCTATTGATGCTATGGAAGCAGTAGGGGAGTTTGGTAGAGACGAAGAAGCCGCAATCCCCAATCAAAAACGCCCAATTAAAAATCCCCAGATTTGTATTTCTACAGAGTTGGGACATAGCAATCAAGTGGTAATTCGGATTGCAGATAATGGCGTGGGGATGACTGAGGAAGTACGCAGCAAGCTCTTTGACCCTTTCTTTACAACAAAACCTGTCGGCAAAGGTACTGGCCTTGGTTTGTCCATTAGCTACCAAATCATTGTAGAAAAACACTGCGGTTCGCTACAGTGTGTTTCTTCTTTGGGTAGCGGGACGGAGTTTATTATTGCAATTCCTATCCGTCAAAGCCGTTATTTTTTCATGGCTAATGGCCAAAAAGTTATTAAGAATAAGAAAATTTAA
- a CDS encoding translation initiation factor, translated as MSANKRKSPESNASTGGKFVYREFGNNDNSAAIERPHAELPPNQQNIRVQASRKGRKGKTVTVITGFQVKPETLEALTKQLKAQCGTGGTVKEDSIEIQGDHTQKLVQILAQLGYKAKISGG; from the coding sequence ATGTCTGCAAATAAGCGCAAATCTCCTGAATCCAACGCATCTACAGGCGGTAAGTTTGTCTACCGCGAATTTGGCAACAACGACAACTCAGCCGCTATAGAACGACCCCATGCGGAACTACCGCCAAATCAACAAAATATTAGGGTGCAAGCTTCTCGCAAGGGACGCAAGGGCAAAACCGTGACGGTTATTACTGGGTTTCAGGTTAAGCCAGAAACTTTGGAAGCCCTAACTAAACAGTTGAAAGCTCAGTGCGGCACAGGCGGGACTGTTAAAGAAGATAGTATTGAAATTCAGGGCGATCATACACAGAAGCTCGTGCAGATTTTGGCTCAATTAGGGTACAAAGCCAAAATTAGCGGCGGTTAA